In Saccharothrix syringae, the following are encoded in one genomic region:
- the pcaG gene encoding protocatechuate 3,4-dioxygenase subunit alpha — MTSTDLPTTPSQTVGPFLHIGLVWDDGPHVVPEGTPGGVWLRGRVFDGAGEPIADALVETWQADPDGRFDHPDDPRGPVPGWRGFGRCDTVAGSYAIHTVVPGPVPGPGGTTQAPHLDVSVFARGMLHRVVTRVYFPEHADAHADDPVLRSVPEDRRHTLVATRVDDGYRFDVRLQGDGETVFFDV, encoded by the coding sequence ATGACGAGCACTGACCTGCCGACCACGCCGTCGCAGACCGTCGGCCCGTTCCTCCACATCGGACTGGTCTGGGACGACGGCCCGCACGTGGTGCCCGAGGGGACGCCCGGCGGGGTGTGGCTGCGCGGGCGGGTGTTCGACGGCGCCGGCGAGCCGATCGCCGACGCCCTGGTCGAGACCTGGCAGGCCGACCCCGACGGCCGGTTCGACCACCCGGACGACCCGCGCGGCCCCGTGCCCGGCTGGCGCGGCTTCGGCCGCTGCGACACCGTCGCGGGCTCCTACGCGATCCACACCGTCGTGCCGGGCCCGGTGCCCGGACCGGGCGGCACGACCCAGGCACCCCACCTCGACGTGTCGGTGTTCGCCCGGGGCATGCTGCACCGCGTGGTCACCCGCGTCTACTTCCCCGAGCACGCCGACGCGCACGCCGACGACCCGGTGCTGCGCTCGGTGCCCGAGGACCGCCGGCACACGCTCGTCGCCACCCGAGTGGACGACGGCTACCGCTTCGACGTGCGGTTGCAGGGCGACGGGGAGACCGTGTTCTTCGATGTCTGA
- the pcaB gene encoding 3-carboxy-cis,cis-muconate cycloisomerase — translation MSDLFDGVLAAGPVRELVADAAWLQAMLDFEAALARAQAEVGVVPAEHAEAIAAQCRAEHYSAADVGARAAGIGNPAGPLVRALTARVGGAAAGHVHQGATSQDVVDTAAVLVTRAAVGALLADLGACGDLLARLAAEHAETPQAGRTLLQQALPVTFGFTAAGWLSGLDAAAARLRALGPRFAVQYGGAAGTLAALGERGPAVLAALARRLDLAEPVLPWHTERGRVGEVAGALAAVCGAVAKVAGDVVLLAQTEVAEVAEHGPEGSGGSSTLPHKRNPVAAVAASAAAAQAPGLVATLLAAAAHEHQRAAGSWHAEWRPLTGLLRATGSAVWWLRTCLERLRVDPARMRANLDLTGGLLLAERVTAALVAEGVGRLDAHDAVTACCRRTAGGGGPLVDVLAGDPLVGAHLDRGRLAGLLDPATGTGNARVFVERVLAAREAEK, via the coding sequence ATGTCTGACCTCTTCGACGGCGTCCTGGCGGCGGGCCCGGTGCGCGAACTCGTGGCCGACGCGGCGTGGTTGCAGGCCATGCTCGACTTCGAGGCGGCGCTGGCCCGCGCCCAGGCCGAGGTCGGCGTGGTCCCGGCGGAGCACGCCGAGGCCATCGCCGCGCAGTGCCGCGCCGAGCACTACTCCGCCGCCGACGTCGGTGCGCGGGCCGCGGGCATCGGCAACCCGGCGGGACCGCTGGTGCGCGCCCTCACCGCCCGGGTCGGCGGCGCGGCCGCCGGGCACGTCCACCAGGGCGCCACCAGCCAGGACGTGGTCGACACCGCCGCCGTGCTGGTCACCCGCGCGGCGGTGGGCGCGCTGCTGGCCGACCTGGGGGCGTGCGGGGACCTGCTGGCGCGCTTGGCCGCCGAGCACGCGGAGACCCCGCAGGCGGGCCGCACCCTGCTCCAGCAGGCGCTGCCGGTGACCTTCGGGTTCACCGCCGCCGGGTGGCTGTCCGGCCTCGACGCCGCCGCCGCGCGGCTGCGCGCGCTCGGGCCCCGGTTCGCCGTGCAGTACGGCGGCGCGGCGGGCACCCTGGCCGCGCTGGGTGAGCGGGGACCGGCCGTGCTCGCCGCCCTGGCCCGGCGGCTCGACCTGGCCGAACCGGTGCTGCCCTGGCACACCGAGCGCGGCCGGGTGGGCGAGGTGGCGGGCGCGCTGGCCGCGGTGTGCGGTGCGGTGGCCAAGGTCGCGGGTGACGTGGTGCTGCTCGCCCAGACCGAGGTCGCCGAGGTCGCCGAGCACGGCCCCGAGGGGTCGGGCGGGTCCTCCACGCTGCCGCACAAGCGCAACCCGGTGGCCGCGGTGGCCGCCTCCGCCGCGGCGGCCCAGGCACCCGGCCTGGTCGCCACGCTGCTGGCCGCCGCCGCGCACGAGCACCAGCGCGCCGCCGGGTCGTGGCACGCCGAGTGGCGGCCGCTGACCGGGCTGCTGCGCGCCACCGGGTCGGCGGTGTGGTGGCTGCGGACCTGCCTGGAGCGGCTGCGCGTCGACCCGGCGCGGATGCGCGCCAACCTGGACCTGACCGGCGGGCTGCTGCTGGCCGAGCGGGTCACCGCCGCGCTGGTGGCGGAGGGCGTCGGCCGGCTGGACGCCCACGACGCGGTGACCGCGTGCTGCCGCCGCACGGCCGGGGGCGGCGGGCCGCTGGTCGACGTGCTGGCCGGGGACCCGCTGGTCGGCGCCCACCTCGACCGCGGGCGGCTGGCCGGCCTGCTCGACCCGGCCACCGGCACGGGCAACGCGCGGGTGTTCGTCGAACGGGTGCTCGCCGCACGGGAGGCCGAGAAGTGA
- the pcaD gene encoding 3-oxoadipate enol-lactonase, whose amino-acid sequence MTEPDPTEPDRTEPDRTESDRTESDPAGSTPVDLHFTEHGPADGPTVLLSGSLGSNLDMWDPQAEPLAAAGFRVVRLDHRGHGKSPVPPGPYRLADLAGDATALLDRLGVRRAHWVGLSLGGMVGMWLAAHRPDRVATLALCCTSTAPGPPEGWLDRAATVRAEGTVAIADAAVARWFTPGWRAANPDRTAHHRAMIAATPAEGYASCCTAIATMRLTGVLPRITAPTLVLSGAEDPATPPDHGERIARAVPGAALEVVPGAAHLGNVEQPGRFTAALLHHLEGNP is encoded by the coding sequence GTGACCGAGCCCGACCCCACCGAGCCCGACCGCACCGAGCCCGACCGCACCGAATCCGACCGCACCGAATCCGATCCCGCCGGTTCCACCCCGGTCGACCTCCACTTCACCGAGCACGGCCCCGCCGACGGTCCCACCGTGCTGCTCTCCGGCTCCCTGGGCAGCAACCTGGACATGTGGGACCCGCAGGCCGAGCCCCTGGCGGCCGCCGGGTTCCGCGTCGTCCGCCTCGACCACCGCGGCCACGGCAAGTCGCCCGTACCGCCCGGCCCGTACCGCCTGGCCGACCTCGCCGGCGACGCGACCGCCCTGCTCGACCGCCTCGGCGTGCGCCGGGCGCACTGGGTGGGCCTGTCGCTGGGCGGCATGGTCGGCATGTGGCTGGCCGCGCACCGCCCGGACCGGGTGGCCACGCTGGCCCTGTGCTGCACCTCCACCGCCCCGGGCCCGCCCGAGGGCTGGCTCGACCGGGCCGCCACCGTGCGCGCGGAGGGCACGGTGGCGATCGCGGACGCCGCCGTGGCGCGCTGGTTCACCCCCGGCTGGCGGGCCGCGAACCCCGACCGCACCGCGCACCACCGCGCCATGATCGCGGCCACGCCCGCCGAGGGCTACGCCTCGTGCTGCACCGCCATCGCCACCATGCGCCTGACCGGGGTGCTGCCCCGCATCACCGCGCCCACCCTGGTCCTCTCCGGCGCCGAGGACCCGGCCACCCCGCCCGACCACGGCGAGCGCATCGCCCGCGCCGTGCCGGGTGCCGCGCTGGAGGTGGTGCCCGGCGCGGCCCACCTGGGCAACGTCGAACAACCCGGGCGCTTCACCGCGGCACTGCTGCACCACCTGGAGGGCAATCCGTGA
- the pcaC gene encoding 4-carboxymuconolactone decarboxylase translates to MNERHEQGMKVRREVLGDAHVDRATAAATDFTRPFQDYITEAAWGSVWTREGLDRRTRSCLTLAVLTALGCHEELAMHVRAAVGNGLTPEEIGEVLLHTAVYAGVPRSNAAFAIAQRTLDELGVSPVETRNIRETPG, encoded by the coding sequence GTGAACGAACGGCACGAGCAGGGCATGAAGGTCCGCCGCGAGGTCCTCGGCGACGCCCACGTGGACCGCGCCACCGCGGCCGCGACCGACTTCACCCGGCCGTTCCAGGACTACATCACCGAGGCGGCCTGGGGCTCGGTCTGGACGCGCGAGGGCCTGGACCGCCGCACCCGCAGCTGCCTCACCCTCGCCGTGCTCACCGCCCTGGGCTGCCACGAGGAACTGGCCATGCACGTGCGCGCCGCCGTCGGCAACGGCCTGACCCCCGAGGAGATCGGCGAGGTCCTGCTGCACACCGCGGTCTACGCGGGCGTGCCGCGGTCCAACGCCGCCTTCGCGATCGCCCAGCGAACGCTGGACGAACTCGGGGTGTCCCCAGTTGAGACTCGAAACATCCGCGAAACCCCTGGATGA
- a CDS encoding polysaccharide deacetylase family protein, producing the protein MRWRAVVLTTGLVLALATGTAQAEEAKIIDSTRHGGRTVALTFDDGPNPADTPRLLKVLRKHHVRATFCLWGDYVEQHPQLVRSIVAHGHLLCNHSMHHDDMGAWTPEQVEADLKQTSAAIRRAVPGVPIRYFRAPYGSWGQTPQVAAKLGMKPLGWQLAIGDWEPPGTDELVRRIREGITEGGVILMHDGPDDRAQTVDAVDRVIPLLRADGWRFDLPAKR; encoded by the coding sequence ATGCGGTGGAGAGCCGTTGTCCTGACCACCGGCCTGGTGCTCGCCCTGGCCACCGGTACGGCCCAGGCGGAGGAGGCGAAGATCATCGACTCGACCCGGCACGGCGGCAGGACCGTCGCGCTCACCTTCGACGACGGCCCCAACCCCGCCGACACGCCGCGCCTGCTGAAGGTGCTGCGCAAGCACCACGTGCGGGCGACGTTCTGCCTGTGGGGCGACTACGTCGAGCAGCACCCGCAGCTCGTGCGCTCGATCGTGGCCCACGGGCACCTGCTGTGCAACCACAGCATGCACCACGACGACATGGGCGCCTGGACCCCCGAGCAGGTCGAAGCCGACCTCAAGCAGACCAGCGCCGCCATCCGCCGCGCCGTGCCGGGCGTGCCGATCCGCTACTTCCGCGCCCCCTACGGCAGCTGGGGCCAGACGCCGCAGGTCGCCGCGAAGCTGGGCATGAAGCCGCTGGGCTGGCAGCTGGCCATCGGTGACTGGGAGCCGCCGGGCACCGACGAGCTGGTGCGGCGCATCCGCGAGGGCATCACCGAGGGCGGCGTGATCCTCATGCACGACGGACCCGACGACCGCGCCCAGACCGTGGACGCCGTCGACCGGGTCATCCCGCTGCTGCGCGCCGACGGCTGGCGCTTCGACCTCCCGGCCAAGCGGTGA
- a CDS encoding SGNH/GDSL hydrolase family protein: MRRPWAALLLALLVLVPFPATATPRGIGSWVGAWGTSPTTVPASDTTSFEDQTLRQVVHLSVGGSTLRVRLSNEFGTEPLVVGEARVARRSGTGSAIEPRTDRRLTFGGRASVTVAAGTPLLSDPVVLPVAADSDLVVSIYLPQRTAGRTVHAFPYQDGWVAAGNVTSSADITPTGALGKWHFLTGVSVAGRGEAVVALGDSITDGAETTRNTNRRWPDQLARRFQQDRGLRHLGVVNQGISGNRLLHDPNPPAGTPAEGFAAHFGQAALRRFDRDVLAQPGVGHVVVLLGVNDLGQAGSIAPPSEKVTAEDVIGGHRQLIARAHAQGVRIYGGTILPFKGDTFGFYSPENEAARQQVNQWIRTSGEYDGVIDFDRAMRDPADAERLRPAYDSGDHLHPNDAGMAAMAEAVPLRLFR; this comes from the coding sequence GTGAGGCGCCCCTGGGCGGCGCTGCTGCTGGCCCTGCTGGTGCTGGTGCCGTTCCCGGCGACCGCCACCCCCAGGGGCATCGGGTCGTGGGTCGGCGCGTGGGGCACCTCGCCGACCACCGTGCCCGCCTCGGACACCACCTCGTTCGAGGACCAGACGCTGCGGCAGGTCGTGCACCTGTCGGTCGGCGGCAGCACCCTGCGGGTGCGGCTGTCCAACGAGTTCGGCACCGAACCGCTGGTCGTCGGCGAGGCCCGGGTGGCCCGCAGGTCCGGCACCGGGTCCGCGATCGAGCCCCGCACCGACCGCCGGCTCACCTTCGGCGGACGCGCCTCGGTGACCGTCGCGGCGGGCACGCCGCTGCTCAGCGACCCGGTCGTGCTGCCCGTGGCGGCGGACTCCGACCTGGTGGTCAGCATCTACCTGCCCCAGCGGACGGCCGGGCGGACCGTGCACGCCTTCCCGTACCAGGACGGCTGGGTCGCGGCGGGCAACGTGACCTCGTCGGCCGACATCACGCCGACCGGCGCGCTGGGCAAGTGGCACTTCCTGACCGGCGTGAGCGTGGCCGGGCGCGGCGAGGCGGTGGTGGCGCTCGGCGACTCGATCACCGACGGCGCCGAGACCACCCGCAACACCAACCGCCGCTGGCCCGACCAGCTCGCCCGCCGGTTCCAGCAGGACCGGGGCCTGCGGCACCTGGGCGTGGTCAACCAGGGCATCAGCGGCAACCGGCTGCTGCACGACCCGAACCCGCCCGCGGGCACCCCGGCCGAGGGCTTCGCGGCCCACTTCGGCCAGGCCGCGCTGCGCCGCTTCGACCGGGACGTGCTGGCCCAGCCGGGCGTCGGCCACGTCGTGGTGCTGCTCGGCGTCAACGACCTCGGCCAGGCGGGCTCCATCGCGCCGCCGTCGGAGAAGGTGACCGCGGAAGACGTCATCGGCGGCCACCGGCAGCTCATCGCCCGCGCGCACGCGCAGGGCGTGCGCATCTACGGCGGCACGATCCTGCCGTTCAAGGGTGACACCTTCGGGTTCTACAGCCCGGAGAACGAGGCCGCGCGGCAGCAGGTCAACCAGTGGATCCGCACCAGCGGCGAGTACGACGGCGTGATCGACTTCGACCGGGCGATGCGCGACCCGGCCGACGCCGAGCGCCTGCGGCCCGCCTACGACAGCGGCGACCACCTCCACCCGAACGACGCAGGCATGGCCGCGATGGCCGAGGCGGTGCCGCTGCGCCTGTTCCGCTGA
- a CDS encoding SDR family NAD(P)-dependent oxidoreductase, with amino-acid sequence MTRTAVVTGANQGLGFAFVEQLAARLDPDDLVLLTGRDAGRVREAVARVDGKARVEGRVLDVSAPGAIAALARELGEVDVVVSNAAVPLRREESQAAQVDGFVAVGNGATHAVLREFGPRLRPGGRLLVVASGLGTLGHLDPRLHPLFDGVDLDGVERAVERWRAAVQAGTAAAAGWPRWINVPSKVAQVAAVRAVARERREADLAQDTLVAAVCPGLIDTRASRPWFDDFSRSRTPGQAAEVLLDRLLGPVDPATYGKLVQLGHVLPWRSGTPFRDLGGIVP; translated from the coding sequence ATGACACGCACCGCAGTGGTCACCGGGGCCAACCAGGGGCTCGGTTTCGCCTTCGTCGAACAGCTCGCCGCCCGGCTCGACCCCGACGACCTGGTCCTGCTCACCGGGCGCGACGCCGGGCGGGTCCGGGAGGCGGTCGCCCGGGTCGACGGGAAGGCGCGCGTCGAGGGGCGCGTGCTGGACGTCTCCGCCCCCGGCGCGATCGCGGCGCTGGCCCGCGAGCTGGGCGAGGTCGACGTGGTGGTCTCCAACGCGGCCGTGCCGCTGCGCCGGGAGGAGTCGCAGGCCGCCCAGGTCGACGGGTTCGTCGCCGTCGGCAACGGCGCCACGCACGCCGTGCTGCGCGAGTTCGGCCCCCGGCTGCGGCCCGGTGGCCGGCTGCTCGTGGTGGCCAGCGGGCTGGGCACCCTGGGTCACCTCGACCCGCGGCTGCACCCCCTGTTCGACGGGGTCGACCTGGACGGCGTCGAGCGGGCGGTCGAGCGGTGGCGGGCGGCCGTGCAGGCGGGCACGGCCGCGGCCGCGGGCTGGCCGCGGTGGATCAACGTGCCGTCCAAGGTCGCGCAGGTGGCGGCCGTGCGCGCGGTGGCGCGGGAGCGCCGGGAGGCCGACCTGGCACAGGACACCCTGGTCGCCGCGGTGTGCCCGGGGCTGATCGACACCAGGGCGTCCCGGCCGTGGTTCGACGACTTCAGCCGGTCCCGCACGCCGGGGCAAGCCGCCGAGGTCCTGCTCGATCGGCTGCTGGGGCCCGTCGACCCGGCCACCTACGGCAAGCTGGTCCAGCTCGGCCACGTCCTGCCCTGGCGCTCGGGCACGCCGTTCCGCGACCTCGGCGGCATCGTCCCGTGA
- a CDS encoding LysR substrate-binding domain-containing protein — protein MALSDASPTTLRVFREVVERGTLTAAAAALGYTQSAVSRQVAALERAAGAVLLERRHDGVGPTAAGHVVLRRAAAVLDHLDAADRELAGLPADAGTVRLGWFASAGAALVPRAIAALRRTHPAVTVTTREGSTPALVRALRAGTLDLAVLASAPPFRPFDEGTPPLRVRVLAERPLRVAVPATDPLAAADAVSLADLRGRRWIAGRSGPDELLLGAWPGLDERPEVAHVARDWLAKLQLVATGAGITTVPASLAAVLPPGVKLLAVRDGPREQRRVVLARLPGPLAEPAVLLAEALAEAVG, from the coding sequence ATGGCCTTGTCCGACGCGTCGCCGACCACCCTGCGGGTCTTCCGGGAGGTCGTGGAACGCGGCACCCTCACCGCCGCCGCGGCGGCACTCGGCTACACCCAGTCCGCGGTGTCCCGCCAGGTCGCCGCCCTCGAACGCGCCGCGGGCGCGGTGCTGCTGGAACGGCGGCACGACGGCGTCGGCCCCACCGCGGCCGGGCACGTCGTGCTGCGCCGCGCCGCGGCCGTGCTCGACCACCTCGACGCGGCCGACCGGGAGCTGGCCGGCCTGCCCGCCGACGCGGGCACCGTGCGGCTGGGCTGGTTCGCCAGCGCCGGCGCCGCCCTGGTGCCGCGCGCGATCGCCGCCCTGCGCCGCACCCACCCCGCGGTCACCGTGACCACGCGGGAGGGCTCGACCCCGGCGCTGGTGCGGGCGCTGCGCGCGGGCACCCTCGACCTGGCCGTGCTGGCGTCCGCGCCGCCGTTCCGGCCGTTCGACGAGGGGACGCCGCCCCTGCGGGTGCGGGTGCTGGCCGAGCGCCCGCTGCGCGTCGCCGTGCCCGCGACCGACCCCCTGGCCGCTGCGGACGCGGTGTCCCTGGCCGACCTGCGCGGCCGCCGCTGGATCGCGGGCCGCTCGGGCCCCGACGAACTGCTGCTCGGCGCGTGGCCGGGGCTCGACGAACGCCCGGAGGTCGCCCACGTCGCCCGCGACTGGCTGGCCAAGCTCCAGCTGGTGGCCACCGGGGCGGGCATCACCACCGTGCCGGCGTCGCTGGCCGCGGTGCTGCCGCCGGGCGTGAAGCTGCTGGCCGTGCGCGACGGGCCGCGCGAGCAGCGGCGGGTCGTGCTGGCCCGGCTGCCGGGACCGCTCGCCGAGCCCGCCGTGCTGCTGGCGGAGGCCCTGGCCGAGGCGGTGGGGTGA
- a CDS encoding MFS transporter, protein MATLSPEQTGTRAAAGLAVLCTAHFLIGADGLAVAIALPSVQQDLGVPALDAQWLLSAYGSAFAGTLLLGGRAGDLYGRRRLLVLGMALFAGGSLAAGVAPGLVPLIAARLVQGLGAAAAVPAALALISSVFPPGRGRTRALSLLGAMATVGIMSGLVVGGLVTDLVGWRWVFLLTAAPAVAAAVSAARVLPEARAAERGSGPPDVAGAVLLAAGLMSFVLGVTRAAPDGFAAAGALVPLVAGAVLLAGFVLRERRAREPLVRFRILRLGRLRAASLGIGVNALAFTSIVYVGTQYLQNVQGYSALRAGMALLPIDVAAFLVALLAGGPLARRSPRAALSGAFVLTASALLWLARVPVPADYPTDLMAPLVVLGAALSAIFVVATHEAVADAPPDERGLASGVFETANHLFGGALGAAAYATVLATAAGTAQDPGGYRAAFLVATALVVVLGLPAAVQAGGRRSATPENPAPWR, encoded by the coding sequence GTGGCGACGCTCTCCCCCGAGCAGACCGGAACGCGCGCGGCGGCCGGGCTGGCCGTCCTGTGCACGGCGCACTTCCTGATCGGCGCGGACGGCCTGGCCGTCGCCATCGCCCTGCCCTCGGTGCAGCAGGACCTCGGCGTGCCGGCGCTCGACGCGCAGTGGTTGCTCAGCGCCTACGGTTCGGCCTTCGCGGGCACCCTGCTGCTCGGGGGCCGCGCGGGCGACCTGTACGGGCGCCGCCGACTGCTGGTGCTCGGCATGGCGTTGTTCGCGGGCGGCAGCCTGGCCGCCGGGGTCGCGCCGGGCCTGGTGCCGCTGATCGCGGCGCGGCTGGTGCAGGGGCTGGGCGCGGCGGCCGCGGTGCCCGCCGCGCTCGCCCTGATCAGCAGCGTGTTCCCGCCCGGCCGGGGCCGCACCAGGGCGCTGTCCCTGCTCGGCGCCATGGCGACGGTCGGCATCATGAGCGGCCTGGTGGTGGGCGGCCTGGTCACCGACCTGGTCGGCTGGCGCTGGGTGTTCCTGCTGACCGCGGCACCGGCCGTGGCCGCGGCGGTCTCCGCGGCCCGCGTGCTGCCCGAGGCGCGGGCCGCGGAGCGCGGCTCGGGCCCGCCGGACGTGGCCGGGGCGGTCCTGCTGGCCGCCGGGCTGATGTCGTTCGTGCTCGGCGTGACCCGCGCGGCTCCGGACGGGTTCGCCGCGGCGGGCGCGCTCGTCCCGCTGGTGGCCGGCGCGGTGCTGCTGGCGGGGTTCGTCCTGCGGGAGCGGCGGGCGCGGGAACCGCTGGTGCGCTTCCGAATCCTGCGGCTGGGCAGGCTGAGGGCCGCGTCCCTGGGCATCGGGGTCAACGCCCTGGCGTTCACGTCGATCGTCTACGTGGGAACGCAGTACCTCCAGAACGTCCAAGGCTACAGCGCGCTGCGGGCCGGGATGGCGCTGCTGCCCATCGACGTGGCCGCGTTCCTCGTGGCGCTGCTGGCCGGCGGTCCGCTCGCCCGGCGCTCGCCCCGGGCGGCGCTGTCGGGGGCGTTCGTGCTGACCGCCTCGGCCCTGCTGTGGCTCGCCCGCGTGCCCGTCCCGGCGGACTACCCCACCGACCTCATGGCACCGCTGGTCGTGCTGGGTGCCGCGTTGTCGGCCATCTTCGTCGTCGCCACCCACGAGGCGGTCGCCGACGCACCGCCCGACGAGCGCGGGTTGGCGTCGGGTGTGTTCGAGACCGCCAACCACCTGTTCGGCGGCGCGCTGGGCGCGGCCGCCTACGCCACCGTCCTGGCCACCGCGGCGGGCACCGCGCAGGACCCCGGCGGGTACCGCGCGGCGTTCCTCGTCGCGACGGCGCTGGTGGTGGTGCTGGGGCTGCCGGCGGCGGTGCAGGCGGGCGGGCGGCGGTCCGCCACGCCGGAGAACCCCGCACCCTGGCGGTGA
- a CDS encoding MFS transporter, with amino-acid sequence MPWRTGHLSRGRFALISLTLAVTNFLMVFDGLVVTVALPAIQRSLGMDALDAQWVLTAYTIPLGGMLLLGGRCGDRFGRRRVLVVGMGVFTAGLVGAGLAQATWMMLAARALQGFGSALAIPNTYALISAISPVRRRHKAFAVVAVAGGGAAVCGAVIGGLVADTLGWRQIFFLSAPLAIAAAVVAPRLLEPGRSHDGPQRLDGVAAALSTGGLVLLVYAVTNLERAGLWSRSTVAAVAAAAALLGGYVLREWHARTPLLKPAMLRIRSLRAAIAGMPSQVAAYVGTVFLGLLFFQQVRGYSALEAGLAFAPLGVAAAVGSSAANRVLSARHWALFAGGAGVLCTAGLLWLALAPVDGSYATSYLPGLVLIGFGIVGAVPLNAAAGSEVPPGDKGTAYGLFETSTHISSALVIACLATIAAVQARRSAPAGEVASLAAGYQLAFGITAGFALIGAVVTVVLGLRADHSGRAALSASPDLPVGEPAAREG; translated from the coding sequence ATGCCTTGGCGCACGGGGCACTTGAGCCGGGGGCGGTTCGCCCTCATCTCGCTGACGCTGGCGGTGACGAACTTCCTGATGGTGTTCGACGGCCTGGTCGTCACCGTCGCGCTGCCCGCGATCCAGCGCAGCCTGGGCATGGACGCGCTCGACGCCCAGTGGGTCCTGACCGCCTACACGATCCCGCTGGGCGGGATGCTGCTGCTCGGCGGGCGCTGCGGTGACCGGTTCGGGCGGCGGCGGGTGCTCGTGGTCGGCATGGGCGTGTTCACCGCCGGCCTCGTCGGCGCCGGTCTCGCCCAGGCGACCTGGATGATGCTGGCCGCGCGGGCGCTCCAGGGCTTCGGTTCGGCGCTGGCCATCCCCAACACCTACGCGTTGATCAGCGCGATCAGCCCGGTGCGCCGCCGCCACAAGGCGTTCGCGGTGGTGGCGGTGGCCGGCGGCGGCGCCGCGGTGTGCGGCGCGGTCATCGGCGGGCTGGTGGCGGACACCCTCGGCTGGCGGCAGATCTTCTTCCTCAGCGCGCCGCTCGCGATCGCCGCGGCGGTCGTCGCACCACGCCTGCTGGAACCGGGGCGCAGCCACGACGGGCCGCAGCGGTTGGACGGCGTCGCGGCGGCGCTGTCCACCGGCGGCCTGGTCCTGCTGGTGTACGCCGTGACCAACCTGGAGCGGGCGGGCCTGTGGTCGAGGTCCACGGTGGCCGCGGTCGCCGCGGCGGCGGCCCTGCTGGGCGGGTACGTCCTGCGCGAGTGGCACGCGCGCACGCCGCTGCTCAAGCCGGCGATGCTGCGGATCCGCTCCCTGCGCGCGGCGATCGCCGGCATGCCGAGCCAGGTGGCGGCCTACGTGGGCACGGTGTTCCTCGGGCTGCTGTTCTTCCAGCAGGTCAGGGGTTATTCGGCGCTGGAGGCCGGGTTGGCCTTCGCGCCGCTCGGCGTCGCGGCGGCGGTGGGCTCGTCGGCCGCCAACCGCGTGCTGTCCGCGCGGCACTGGGCCCTGTTCGCCGGCGGCGCGGGGGTGCTGTGCACGGCGGGGCTGCTCTGGCTCGCCCTGGCGCCCGTCGACGGCTCCTACGCCACGTCCTACCTGCCGGGCCTGGTCCTCATCGGGTTCGGCATCGTGGGCGCGGTGCCGCTGAACGCCGCGGCGGGCAGCGAGGTGCCGCCGGGGGACAAGGGCACCGCCTACGGGCTGTTCGAGACGAGCACGCACATCTCCAGCGCGCTGGTCATCGCCTGCCTGGCCACGATCGCCGCCGTGCAGGCCCGGCGGTCGGCCCCGGCGGGCGAGGTCGCCTCGCTGGCCGCGGGCTACCAGTTGGCGTTCGGGATCACCGCCGGGTTCGCGCTGATCGGCGCGGTGGTCACGGTCGTGCTCGGGCTGCGCGCCGACCACAGTGGACGCGCCGCGCTGTCCGCGTCGCCGGACCTGCCCGTCGGCGAACCGGCCGCGCGCGAGGGCTGA
- a CDS encoding TauD/TfdA family dioxygenase yields MSTTDTAVPGTPDCFDPVRVPVSGPLEDFLTRPGTGGTDTAAARDRLADLVARHLLGEPGALVLTGLPTEPGAARRAVLRVTGLLGSALPQNREGELVREVRDRGTAIGEGSRARYSDSRLGGSPHTDGAEAPLPAPDVFTLFCVRQSERGGALRLVHVRDLVRELSGHPDLLAVLREPFHFDRRGDQGPDEPPTTAKPVLFEQRGRPAVTYLRSYVEKGHAHPHVPPLSREQVAALDLLDRVVESDRIARSGKLREGELALFDNLSLLHGRTEFEDESGHPRLLLRTWVRLDDALYG; encoded by the coding sequence ATGTCCACAACAGACACTGCCGTGCCCGGCACGCCGGACTGCTTCGACCCCGTGCGCGTGCCGGTGAGCGGCCCGCTGGAGGACTTCCTGACCCGGCCGGGCACCGGCGGCACCGACACCGCCGCGGCCCGGGACCGGCTGGCCGACCTGGTCGCGCGCCACCTCCTGGGCGAACCCGGCGCGCTGGTGCTGACCGGTCTGCCCACCGAGCCGGGGGCGGCCCGGCGCGCCGTGCTGCGGGTGACCGGGCTGCTGGGCTCGGCCCTGCCGCAGAACCGCGAGGGCGAGCTGGTGCGCGAGGTGCGCGACCGCGGGACGGCCATCGGCGAGGGCAGCCGCGCGCGGTACTCGGACTCCCGGCTCGGCGGCAGCCCGCACACCGACGGGGCCGAGGCCCCGCTGCCCGCGCCCGACGTGTTCACGCTGTTCTGCGTCCGCCAGTCCGAGCGCGGCGGTGCGCTGCGCCTGGTCCACGTCCGCGACCTGGTGCGCGAGCTGTCCGGGCACCCCGACCTGCTCGCCGTGCTGCGCGAGCCGTTCCACTTCGACCGCCGCGGCGACCAGGGTCCCGACGAGCCGCCGACCACGGCCAAGCCGGTGCTCTTCGAGCAGCGGGGCCGGCCGGCGGTCACCTACCTGCGGAGCTACGTCGAGAAGGGGCACGCCCACCCGCACGTGCCGCCGCTGAGCCGGGAGCAGGTGGCCGCGCTGGACCTGCTCGACCGGGTCGTCGAGTCCGACCGGATCGCCCGGTCCGGCAAGCTGCGCGAGGGCGAACTGGCCCTGTTCGACAACCTGTCGCTGCTGCACGGGCGCACCGAGTTCGAGGACGAATCCGGGCACCCGCGGTTGCTGCTGCGGACCTGGGTGCGGCTGGACGACGCCCTGTACGGGTGA